From the Quercus lobata isolate SW786 chromosome 6, ValleyOak3.0 Primary Assembly, whole genome shotgun sequence genome, one window contains:
- the LOC115994945 gene encoding uncharacterized protein LOC115994945, which translates to MFYHFCKTILHGGKRITRSPPPIHKLGFLQNPSLSSSLKYNYSSTTTKNQQPFSVSYLINTLGFSQEAAVSASRYVHFETPEKAESVVSFFKNHGFSQTQISKLVRRFPSVLLSDPDKTLLPKIDFFSSKGIPSPDLAKIFSGHPFLFQSSLEKQIIPSFDFYKNLLQSEAKTLEAIKRFPGILQRNIETCVAPNINIFRENGVSESNIITLFQCQPNAFNINPVRFREIVEEVKERGFNPSRLKFALAVFTLRAMSKSTWVRKVNVYKKWGWSEDEISLAFRRHQWCMMASEDKIMRVMDFYVNNMGMESSLLIKNPELVNYSLEKRLIPRGLVFQVLLSKGLVKKDFKMHTFFMCPEKTFLQKFVMPHKEEASELSKLYKEKLASSK; encoded by the coding sequence aTGTTTTATCATTTCTGCAAAACCATTCTACATGGTGGGAAACGCATTACTAGATCTCCACCACCAATTCACAAACTGGGTTTTCTCCAAAACCCATCTTTATCTTCATCTTTGAAATACAACTACAGCTCGACCACTACAAAAAATCAACAACCATTTTCAGTGTCATACCTTATAAACACACTTGGGTTCTCACAAGAAGCTGCTGTATCAGCTTCCAGATATGTTCATTTCGAAACCCCAGAGAAAGCAGAATCTGTGGTTAGTTTTTTCAAGAACCATGGGTTCTCTCAAACCCAGATCTCGAAACTCGTTAGAAGATTCCCATCAGTGCTTTTATCTGATCCTGACAAAACCCTTTTGCCCAAAATTGACTTCTTTTCCTCGAAAGGCATTCCTAGCCCTGACCTTGCAAAAATATTCTCTGGgcacccttttctttttcaatcgAGCTTAGAGAAACAAATTATCCCTTCCtttgatttttataaaaatttgctTCAATCTGAGGCTAAGACCCTTGAAGCTATAAAACGATTTCCGGGTATTCTTCAACGAAATATTGAAACTTGTGTGGCAcccaatattaatatatttcgAGAGAATGGAGTGTCTGAATCGAATATTATTACTCTATTTCAATGCCAGCCTAATGCATTTAACATCAACCCGGTTCGGTTTAGAGAGATTGTGGAGGAAGTAAAGGAAAGGGGATTCAATCCTTCGAGGTTGAAGTTTGCTCTGGCAGTATTTACATTGCGGGCTATGAGCAAATCAACATGGGTTAGGAAGGTCAATGTTTATAAGAAATGGGGTTGGTCTGAAGATGAGATTTCTTTGGCATTTAGAAGGCATCAGTGGTGTATGATGGCGTCTGAGGATAAGATTATGAGGGTAATGGATTTTTATGTCAACAATATGGGTATGGAGTCATCCCTCCTTATCAAAAACCCTGAACTTGTTAATTATAGCTTGGAAAAGAGATTGATTCCTAGGGGTTtggtttttcaagttttgctATCAAAAGGTTTGGTGAAGAAGGATTTCAAAATGCATACATTTTTTATGTGTCCTGAAAAGACATTTCTGCAGAAGTTTGTTATGCCTCATAAGGAGGAAGCTTCTGAGCTGTCAAAGTTATACAAGGAAAAATTGGCTTCTTCGAAATGA
- the LOC115994946 gene encoding transcription termination factor MTERF15, mitochondrial-like isoform X2 — protein MFYYFCKTILNGKLAVRALPPIHRLGFEQPFAVSYLIKTLGFSPEVALSASKYVHFETPEKADIVVSFFKNHGFSQTQITNLVRRLPSVLISDPDKTLLPKIDFFSSKGISSPDLAKLFSGYPILLKTSLEKQIIPSFDFFKNLLQSEAKTIEAIKRFTGVLKCNVEARVAPNINTLRENGVPESNIVTLLQYQPRAFVVNPVRFREIVEEVKEMGFNPSRMKFALAVLALRAMSKSTWERKVDVYKKWGLSENDIFLAFGRHPWCMMVSEEKIMRVMDLLVNKMGMDSSLFIKRPGLLSLSLEKRLIPRGFVFQGLLSKGLVKKDFNIYPLFECPERTFVQKYIMPHKEEASELLKLYKEKMDSSK, from the exons atgttttattatttctgcAAAACCATTCTAAATGGTAAACTCGCTGTCAGAGCTCTACCACCAATTCATAGACTGGGTTTTGAACAA CCATTTGCTGTCTCATACCTCATAAAAACACTTGGGTTCTCACCAGAAGTTGCTCTATCAGCTTCCAAATATGTTCATTTCGAAACCCCAGAAAAAGCTGATATTGTGGTTAGCTTTTTCAAGAACCATGGGTTCTCTCAAACCCAGATCACAAACCTCGTTAGAAGACTCCCATCAGTGCTTATATCTGATCCTGACAAAACCCTTTTGcccaaaattgatttcttttcctCTAAAGGCATTTCAAGCCCTGACCTTGCAAAACTGTTTTCTGGGTACCCTATTCTTTTAAAAACAAGCTTAGAGAAACAAATTATCCCTTCCTttgatttctttaaaaatttgcTTCAGTCTGAGGCTAAGACCATTGAAGCAATAAAACGATTTACGGGTGTGCTAAAATGTAATGTTGAAGCTCGTGTGGCACCAAATATTAATACATTGAGAGAGAATGGAGTGCCTGAGTCGAATATTGTCACTCTACTTCAATACCAGCCTAGAGCATTTGTGGTCAATCCGGTTCGGTTTAGAGAGATTGTGGAGGAAGTAAAGGAAATGGGATTCAATCCTTCCAGGATGAAGTTTGCTCTGGCAGTATTGGCATTGCGGGCTATGAGCAAATCAACATGGGAAAGAAAGGTTGATGTTTATAAGAAATGGGGTTTGTCtgagaatgatatttttttggcatttggaAGGCATCCGTGGTGTATGATGGTGTCTGAGGAGAAGATTATGCGGGTAATGGATTTGCTTGTCAACAAGATGGGTATGGATTCTTCCCTCTTTATCAAACGCCCAGGACTTCTTTCTTTGAGCTTGGAAAAGCGGTTGATCCCTAGGGGTTTTGTTTTTCAAGGTTTGTTATCAAAAGGTTTGGTGAAGAAGGATTTCAATATATATCCGTTGTTTGAGTGTCCTGAAAGGACATTTGTGCAGAAGTATATTATGCCTCATAAGGAGGAAGCTTCTGAGTTGTTGAAGCTATACAAGGAAAAAATGGATTCTTCAAAATGA
- the LOC115994946 gene encoding transcription termination factor MTERF15, mitochondrial-like isoform X1, with the protein MFYYFCKTILNGKLAVRALPPIHRLGFEQPFAVSYLIKTLGFSPEVALSASKYVHFETPEKADIVVSFFKNHGFSQTQITNLVRRLPSVLISDPDKTLLPKIDFFSSKGISSPDLAKLFSGYPILLKTSLEKQIIPSFDFFKNLLQSEAKTIEAIKRFTGVLKCNVEARVAPNINTLRENGVPESNIVTLLQYQPRAFVVNPVRFREIVEEVKEMGFNPSRMKFALAVLALRAMSKSTWERKVDVYKKWGLSENDIFLAFGRHPWCMMVSEEKIMRVMDLLVNKMGMDSSLFIKRPGLLSLSLEKRLIPRGFVFQGLLSKGLVKKDFNIYPLFECPERTFVQKYIMPHKEEASELLKLYKEKMDSSK; encoded by the exons atgttttattatttctgcAAAACCATTCTAAATGGTAAACTCGCTGTCAGAGCTCTACCACCAATTCATAGACTGGGTTT TGAACAACCATTTGCTGTCTCATACCTCATAAAAACACTTGGGTTCTCACCAGAAGTTGCTCTATCAGCTTCCAAATATGTTCATTTCGAAACCCCAGAAAAAGCTGATATTGTGGTTAGCTTTTTCAAGAACCATGGGTTCTCTCAAACCCAGATCACAAACCTCGTTAGAAGACTCCCATCAGTGCTTATATCTGATCCTGACAAAACCCTTTTGcccaaaattgatttcttttcctCTAAAGGCATTTCAAGCCCTGACCTTGCAAAACTGTTTTCTGGGTACCCTATTCTTTTAAAAACAAGCTTAGAGAAACAAATTATCCCTTCCTttgatttctttaaaaatttgcTTCAGTCTGAGGCTAAGACCATTGAAGCAATAAAACGATTTACGGGTGTGCTAAAATGTAATGTTGAAGCTCGTGTGGCACCAAATATTAATACATTGAGAGAGAATGGAGTGCCTGAGTCGAATATTGTCACTCTACTTCAATACCAGCCTAGAGCATTTGTGGTCAATCCGGTTCGGTTTAGAGAGATTGTGGAGGAAGTAAAGGAAATGGGATTCAATCCTTCCAGGATGAAGTTTGCTCTGGCAGTATTGGCATTGCGGGCTATGAGCAAATCAACATGGGAAAGAAAGGTTGATGTTTATAAGAAATGGGGTTTGTCtgagaatgatatttttttggcatttggaAGGCATCCGTGGTGTATGATGGTGTCTGAGGAGAAGATTATGCGGGTAATGGATTTGCTTGTCAACAAGATGGGTATGGATTCTTCCCTCTTTATCAAACGCCCAGGACTTCTTTCTTTGAGCTTGGAAAAGCGGTTGATCCCTAGGGGTTTTGTTTTTCAAGGTTTGTTATCAAAAGGTTTGGTGAAGAAGGATTTCAATATATATCCGTTGTTTGAGTGTCCTGAAAGGACATTTGTGCAGAAGTATATTATGCCTCATAAGGAGGAAGCTTCTGAGTTGTTGAAGCTATACAAGGAAAAAATGGATTCTTCAAAATGA
- the LOC115993845 gene encoding uncharacterized protein LOC115993845, translating into MFNCLYKTILNGEKHITSRSPTPIHKLGFLQNPSLSLKYYVSSTSSQQPFAVSYLINSLGFTPETALSASKYVHFETPEKADVVVKFLKNHGFSQTQISNLIRRCPGLLKSNPEKTLLPKMEFFSSKGIPSPDLAKMFSGFPDLFRRSLEKQIIPSFDLFKSLLQSEDKTLQALQRCPGMFTYSLETYVVPNINTLRESGVPESFIISILQKQPRAFRVNPVQFREAVEKVKEMGFNPSTMKFTTAVHAVRSMSKSTWERKFNVYKKWGWTEDEVSMAFRIQPWCMTVSEEKIMRVMDFLVNNMGMESSLIKKHSVLFSLSLEKRLIPRGLVLQVLLSKGLVKKNFQMHAYFECPEKTFLQKFVMIHEDEASELLKLYKGSLDSSK; encoded by the coding sequence ATGTTTAATTGTCTCTACAAAACCATTCTAAATGGTGAGAAACACATTACTAGTAGATCTCCAACACCAATTCACAAACTGGGTTTTCTTCAAAACCCATCTTTATCCTTGAAATACTATGTCTCCAGCACTTCAAGTCAGCAACCATTTGCTGTCTCTTACCTCATAAACTCACTTGGGTTCACACCAGAAACTGCTTTATCAGCTTCCAAATATGTTCATTTCGAAACCCCAGAAAAAGCAGATGTTGTGGTTAAGTTTTTGAAGAACCATGGGTTCTCTCAAACCCAGATCTCAAACCTTATTAGAAGATGCCCAGGACTGCTCAAAAGTAATCCTGAGAAAACCCTTTTGCCCAAAATGGAATTCTTTTCCTCTAAAGGGATTCCAAGTCCTGACCTGGCAAAAATGTTTAGTGGGTTCCCTGATCTTTTTAGAAGAAGCTTAGAGAAACAAATTATCCCTTCCTTTGATTTGTTTAAAAGTTTGCTTCAGTCTGAGGATAAGACTCTTCAAGCTTTACAGCGATGTCCGGGTATGTTTACATATTCTCTTGAAACTTATGTGGTGCCCAATATTAATACATTGAGAGAGAGCGGAGTGCCTGAGTCGTTTATCATTTCTATACTTCAAAAACAGCCAAGAGCATTCAGGGTTAATCCTGTTCAGTTTAGAGAGGCTGTGgagaaagtaaaagaaatggGATTTAATCCTTCGACGATGAAGTTTACCACGGCAGTACATGCTGTGCGGTCAATGAGCAAATCGACATGGGAAAGGAAGTTCAATGTTTATAAGAAATGGGGTTGGACTGAGGATGAGGTTTCTATGGCATTTAGAATCCAACCATGGTGTATGACAGTGTCTGAGGAAAAGATTATGAGGGTAATGGATTTTCTTGTCAACAACATGGGTATGGAGTCTTCCCTCATTAAGAAACACTCAGTACTTTTTTCTTTGAGCTTGGAAAAGAGATTGATTCCTAGGGGTTTGGTTCTTCAAGTTTTGCTATCAAAAGGTTTGGTGAAGAAGAATTTTCAAATGCATGCGTATTTTGAGTGCCCTGAAAAGACATTTTTGCAGAAGTTTGTTATGATTCATGAGGATGAGGCTTCTGAGCTGTTGAAGCTATACAAGGGATCATTGGATTCTTCAAAATGA
- the LOC115994771 gene encoding uncharacterized protein LOC115994771, whose translation MLPGSTHCRRQFFTILRTIFLVSDYFTNFKTLSDELMNCDPLPECSCAAMRILTEKFEKDCVMKFLMGLNENYAAIRTQVLMANPMPDLNKVYSMVLLEEMQKNISSSSSSEIEVVALYSNVSAKLNSRNRYSNRKERPIYSHCGIQGHIIDKCYKLHGYPPRYKPKGKSSLANQVSNFIGNDQLVMSNSGSMSTTGSLEH comes from the coding sequence ATGCTGCCAGGATCTACTCACTGTAGAAGGCAATTTTTCACAATTCTCAGAACAATATTTTTGGTGAGTGATTACTTCACTAACTTCAAGACACTTTCTGATGAATTGATGAATTGTGATCCTTTGCCTGAATGTTCTTGTGCAGCAATGAggattttgactgaaaaatttgagaaagattGTGTGATGAAGTTCTTAATGGGACTGAATGAGAACTATGCTGCAATTCGAACTCAAGTCCTCATGGCTAATCCAATGCCTGATCTGAATAAGGTGTATTCTATGGTTCTTCTTGAGGAAATGCAAAAGAACATTAGTTCATCCTCCTCCTCTGAGATTGAAGTGGTTGCTTTGTATTCTAATGTAAGTGCTAAGCTTAATTCAAGGAATAGGTATAGCAATCGAAAGGAAAGGCCAATTTACAGTCACTGTGGCATTCAAGGGCACATTATTGACAAATGTTACAAGTTACATGGCTATCCGCCTAGATATAAGCCAAAAGGAAAATCATCTTTAGCAAATCAGGTTTCCAATTTCATTGGAAATGATCAATTAGTCATGTCAAATTCTGGTTCCATGTCCACCACTGGTTCACTGGAGCATTAG